The proteins below come from a single Candidatus Flexicrinis affinis genomic window:
- the rfbD gene encoding dTDP-4-dehydrorhamnose reductase, translating to MIGKRILITGVTGRLGSRLAHLLDNGSNTVMGFDQPALDITDWATVRQVIVNAHPDIVVNAAAMTDVDGCARDPALAHRVNGLGAGNVAAAAYAARALIVHISTNEVFDGSSARPYREYDSPCPINHYGESKWAGEQAVIRVNPRHVIVRTAWLFSHGGRNFIHAILGAAQAGKPLRVVCDEIANPTYNNDLADAIIALAQTERPGIYHLVNEGAATRNAFARRILDRSGYADTPIAPILRAQWPRPSTPPAHAALDNTAAASLGVRLRPWQTALDSFLEREGLLA from the coding sequence ATGATCGGCAAACGAATTCTCATCACCGGAGTCACCGGGCGGCTAGGGAGCCGTCTGGCGCACTTGCTCGACAACGGCAGCAATACCGTGATGGGGTTCGATCAACCCGCGCTTGACATCACGGACTGGGCGACCGTCCGGCAGGTGATTGTGAACGCGCATCCGGACATCGTCGTCAATGCCGCGGCCATGACCGACGTCGACGGCTGCGCGCGCGATCCTGCACTGGCGCATCGCGTCAACGGGCTTGGTGCGGGTAACGTCGCTGCCGCTGCGTACGCCGCGCGCGCGCTGATCGTCCATATCAGCACCAACGAGGTCTTCGACGGCTCGTCAGCGCGCCCGTATCGCGAGTACGACTCGCCGTGCCCGATCAACCACTACGGCGAGAGCAAGTGGGCAGGCGAACAAGCCGTGATCCGCGTCAACCCGCGCCATGTGATCGTGCGAACGGCATGGCTGTTTTCGCATGGCGGGCGCAACTTCATTCACGCCATTCTCGGCGCGGCGCAGGCCGGCAAGCCGCTGCGCGTCGTGTGCGACGAGATCGCCAACCCGACCTATAACAACGACCTCGCCGATGCCATCATCGCGCTGGCGCAGACCGAACGGCCGGGAATCTATCATCTTGTCAACGAGGGCGCGGCGACCCGCAACGCCTTCGCGCGGCGAATCCTCGACCGCAGCGGATATGCCGACACGCCGATTGCGCCGATTCTGCGCGCGCAGTGGCCGCGCCCGTCCACACCGCCGGCCCATGCCGCGCTGGACAATACTGCCGCGGCCTCGCTTGGGGTACGCCTGCGCCCATGGCAGACCGCACTCGACTCATTCTTGGAGCGCGAAGGGCTGCTGGCCTGA
- a CDS encoding glycosyltransferase family 4 protein: MHIALNAWFWDQPYTGSGQYIRRLTAALRAVRPDLKLTLVTPPRIGAPESVPDGVAVHRAGGIGGKVGKVLFEQRGFPNAARAVGADLAHVPYWGPPLASPVPLIVSVLDVIPLVMKEYSGSLAASFYTSLVTAGARGANHIITISHDSKSDIVAHLGAAADDVTVTHLAVDDVFHPRLGAERDEAVRAKYKLPERFVLYLGGFDVRKQVNELLLAYTYVMRAEGDQVPLVLAGREPKWGGPVFPDLRKYAHDLGLDDVVQWVNAPDDADKPSLYRLAAAHVWPSRKEGFGLPVLESMACGTPTIAWNAPVIAEVVGDGAYLVDSAREMAGAILAVLNQQPLRDTLVNQGLAQVTRYSWRKTARETAAVYDQVLTSLSTGQGGG, encoded by the coding sequence ATGCACATCGCGCTCAACGCGTGGTTCTGGGATCAGCCATACACCGGCAGCGGCCAGTACATCCGCCGTTTGACGGCGGCGCTGCGTGCCGTCCGTCCCGATCTCAAGCTGACACTGGTGACGCCGCCGCGCATCGGCGCGCCGGAGAGTGTGCCTGACGGTGTCGCTGTCCACCGCGCGGGTGGGATCGGCGGCAAAGTCGGCAAGGTGCTGTTTGAACAGCGCGGGTTCCCGAACGCCGCACGTGCTGTCGGCGCAGACCTCGCCCATGTGCCATACTGGGGGCCGCCGCTGGCCTCGCCAGTGCCGCTGATCGTGAGTGTCCTCGACGTCATCCCGCTGGTGATGAAGGAGTACAGCGGCAGCTTGGCGGCATCCTTCTATACGTCGCTGGTGACGGCCGGCGCGCGCGGCGCCAACCACATCATCACCATCAGCCACGACAGCAAGAGCGACATCGTGGCGCATCTCGGCGCTGCAGCAGATGACGTCACCGTGACGCATCTGGCGGTGGACGACGTGTTTCATCCGCGCCTCGGCGCCGAGCGCGACGAGGCCGTGCGTGCCAAATACAAGCTCCCCGAGCGATTCGTGCTGTACCTCGGCGGCTTCGACGTGCGCAAGCAGGTTAACGAACTGCTGCTGGCCTATACCTACGTGATGCGCGCCGAAGGCGATCAGGTGCCGCTGGTATTGGCCGGCCGCGAGCCGAAATGGGGCGGGCCGGTGTTCCCTGACCTGCGTAAGTACGCGCACGACCTCGGGCTGGACGACGTTGTGCAGTGGGTCAACGCGCCGGATGACGCCGACAAGCCGAGCCTGTACCGTCTTGCCGCCGCGCACGTGTGGCCGAGCCGCAAGGAGGGCTTCGGACTGCCCGTGCTTGAATCGATGGCATGCGGCACGCCGACCATCGCGTGGAACGCCCCGGTCATCGCCGAGGTCGTCGGGGACGGGGCGTATTTGGTCGACTCGGCGCGCGAAATGGCCGGGGCGATCCTCGCCGTGCTGAACCAACAGCCGCTTCGTGATACGCTGGTGAATCAGGGTCTTGCACAGGTCACGCGGTACTCCTGGCGCAAGACCGCGCGCGAGACCGCTGCGGTGTACGATCAGGTGCTGACGTCGCTTTCGACGGGTCAGGGAGGTGGATGA
- a CDS encoding pentapeptide repeat-containing protein: protein MMAENRGLRARVARLFQRRAGNELTYLVMGLALGIIISRVGDLVSDQPRSFFESLVPEFIGIVFTVFVINRLDSVREDRLILEKLLREMHSRYNPVALQAIEELRVMGYLDSGALRERDFRGSSWQEANLYRADLRGADLKHADLENADLYEANLEGSTVTADQLRMCKTLRRCTMPDGSRYDGRYNLHWDLHLMRRDGFDPNDPTSAASFYEVSLETYQAGQEAAKR, encoded by the coding sequence ATGATGGCAGAGAATCGGGGACTGCGCGCCCGCGTCGCGCGGCTGTTTCAGCGCCGCGCCGGCAACGAGCTGACCTATCTCGTGATGGGTTTGGCGCTGGGCATCATCATTTCGCGCGTCGGCGATCTGGTCAGCGATCAGCCGCGCTCGTTCTTCGAAAGCCTCGTGCCGGAGTTCATCGGCATTGTCTTTACCGTGTTCGTCATCAACCGGCTCGACTCTGTGCGCGAAGACCGTCTGATCCTCGAAAAGCTCCTGCGCGAGATGCACAGTCGCTATAACCCGGTGGCGCTGCAAGCCATCGAGGAACTGCGCGTGATGGGCTATCTCGACTCCGGCGCGCTGCGCGAACGCGACTTCCGCGGCAGCAGTTGGCAGGAAGCTAACCTGTACCGGGCCGATTTGCGCGGTGCCGACCTCAAGCACGCCGACCTCGAGAACGCCGATCTGTACGAGGCCAATCTGGAAGGCTCGACGGTGACCGCCGACCAACTGCGTATGTGCAAGACGCTGCGGCGCTGTACCATGCCGGACGGCTCACGCTACGACGGGCGCTACAACCTGCATTGGGATCTCCACCTGATGCGCCGCGACGGGTTCGACCCGAACGACCCGACCAGCGCGGCTTCGTTTTACGAGGTGTCGCTGGAGACGTATCAGGCGGGGCAGGAAGCCGCGAAGCGGTAG
- a CDS encoding PIG-L family deacetylase has product MTETPSENSAPEFYVPERALVMVAHPDDIEFGMAGTIARWTEAGSHVTYCLITDGAAGSDDPDISRAQLAAIRQDEQRAAAASIGVKDVIFLGHPDGMIVPSLELRRELVRVIRHVKPDTLATMDPTMLFTLENTYINHPDHRYACQTVIDAVFPAAGNRKYFEELLDEGLEPHKVTYVYLMFSEKPTLQVDISAYFERKLDALMLHASQLQDREEIREFIGGWDKESGQAIGVPYAESFRVMKIN; this is encoded by the coding sequence ATGACGGAAACACCCAGCGAGAACTCTGCTCCGGAGTTCTACGTACCAGAACGCGCCTTGGTCATGGTCGCCCATCCGGATGACATCGAGTTCGGCATGGCGGGCACGATTGCGCGCTGGACGGAAGCCGGCAGCCATGTGACTTACTGCCTGATCACCGATGGCGCGGCGGGCAGCGACGACCCGGACATCAGCCGCGCCCAACTTGCCGCCATACGGCAGGACGAACAGCGCGCTGCCGCCGCTTCGATCGGCGTCAAGGACGTCATCTTTCTCGGGCATCCGGACGGCATGATCGTGCCGTCGCTGGAGCTGCGGCGCGAGCTTGTCCGCGTGATCCGTCACGTCAAGCCGGATACGTTGGCGACGATGGACCCGACGATGTTGTTTACGCTTGAAAACACCTACATCAACCATCCGGACCACCGTTATGCCTGTCAAACGGTGATTGATGCGGTATTCCCTGCCGCAGGCAACCGTAAGTACTTCGAGGAGCTGCTGGACGAGGGGCTGGAACCGCACAAGGTCACCTATGTGTACCTCATGTTCAGCGAAAAGCCGACGCTGCAAGTCGATATCAGCGCCTATTTCGAGCGTAAGCTGGACGCACTGATGCTGCACGCGTCGCAGCTTCAGGACCGCGAGGAAATCCGCGAGTTCATCGGCGGCTGGGACAAAGAGTCTGGCCAGGCGATCGGTGTGCCGTATGCCGAGTCGTTCCGGGTGATGAAGATCAACTGA